The region ACTTATCAGAGGATAAAAAAGAAGAATTTAAAAAGTTATATAGTTATCAAGATTTACAATTAAATACGAAAGAACTTATGTCTACTTATTATAATCAAACGATTTTTTCCTCTTATCCAACAGCCGATTTATCGGAACTTAACTTTGGAGAAAGAGAAGAATTATCCAAAGCGATTCATTATTATGGAAATACTTTATCCTATACAAAATTGGTTGAAGCAAGCCAAGAAAAATTCATTAGTAAGTATACAACCTACGACCAAAAAATTGGACTACACTTTATCCATAAGCTAGAGAATGGGTCATTTACTCAAGAGGATAGGCAAGCCTTAGAAAGTGATTATCATCAGAAAGAAATTTTTGATACGGTATCAAACGAAGCTACCAAAACACTATTTTTAAATGAAGTAGACCATAATCCAGACCTTTCAGTAGATGGCTCTATGGAACAGGGAGAGGGGATTGGTTCTTCCCCTAGTTTACTAGAGAAGCTTGCAAAGAATGGACATCTATATGATAATCTATTAAGAGCCAGTGAAGACAACGCAAGAAGAAAAGCAGAAAAAATAAATAAAAAAGCACCTCAAGCAATTCAATCGGTTCAAGATAAAAAGAATAAAAAAACAAAAATACGAACACCTCATCTGTAATGGGGAAGGAGAGGAAGCATGAAAAGGAGGGTAGAAGTATCGTTAACAAAAAAAATTATCGAAAGCTGATGGGAAGAATGAATTATTTGGCTTCCAATCGCACGAATATGATTCTTCTAACTATTTTTTTATATCAAGATTCTATATTGTCAGAAGATCAAATCCATGAACAGTTAGAAAAAACAAAAAAAGATAATGAAACGGAAACATTTTATATTATGCTGTCATCGTACATGCAAACGATCTTTAAACACAAAAAGAGATATTTCTTTACGCTTGATGACTATATATCGGCATTTTTAAACGTACTTTTAGAAGAGGAAACATTGGATTGGAAAGAAATTGATAAAAAACAGCCCAAAATAACCTCCATTTATTCCATTGATAAAGACTTAGTTGACTGGTTAGAAAAGTTTTCTGAAAAGACAGGAATTAGCCAAACCACCTTCCTTAATTACTCTTTCATACATTCTCTTTCTTGTGAACCACGTGTAGATCATACAAATAATAAGGTTAGAAAAGGAGTCTATTTAACTCAATCGAACATGGAATGTTTGAAAGATATTGAAACAGCTAAAAGATCCACTATCATTGAACAACAGATCAAAGCTTTAAGAACCTTTCTAAAATAGATAAGCTTACGAGAATTAAAGGTACTACATGTTCGTTATCCCTTGATTCTGAAAGCTTTTTTCTTTATACTTTAATTATAATAAATGGAAATTAAAGACATTTTTTATAATATACTTAGAAAGGAAGTGAAAAAATATGTTGGAAAGATTCAAAGATGGGGTTACAGTGTCCTATGAGAAAGGGGAATCAAAAGAAAAAAGAAACGAAAAACGACACAAAGCGATTCGTGAACAACTTTCTACAAGTTTTTCTCTCCACAAAGATCCCTTCCTTTCCTATCTACACGAACATAACCTGGATAAAGGAAATGAAGAAGCAATAGAAACAATAAAGACCATAGATTTTTCAAGAGCCAATCCAAGAAATAACTCGTTTATCAATGAGTTAGCATTTGCAGGACAAGGAATCACAGAAGGCTTTTTAGAATGTTTTTCGATTGAACGAGATACAGCAGTAGAGAAATACGAAGATCAATTACAGGTCATCGAAAAAAAAGAAGAAGGCGAACAGCCCGTTTTTTATGTAGGAACATTTTTAAGAGACAAGTTGGTTCGAGTATCGGACTATGAACCGTCCAGAGGAGAGTTAGACCAAAAATTAAACCACTACCAAAAAGACCAACTAGCAAACCAACAACAACAGCAACCACTAGAAAAAGAACGAATGCAACAACAAACGAGAACGTTGACAAGAAGAAGGGAAGATGAATCATGAAATTCAATAAAAAATTAGTAGGGTATATTTCGGCCATTTCAACACTAGCTGCTTTCAGTGTTCCAGAAAGAATCGCTTATGCGACAGGAGCAGGTGAAATTCAATCCCGGTTAACAGAAGTAGGCAATACCGTTCAAACGCTTCTGACAGGCCTAATTGTCATTGTAGGGATCTGTGTTGCCTTGTTTGTCATTATCAAACGAATGCCCAGTGCGGATGACCCTCAAGAAAAGAACGAAGTCTACAAAGCCGTTGGACGTGTTTTAGGATTGGTTGCCATTGGGGCTGCGATTGTTTGGATCGTTCCTTGGGTCTATGGTTTATTCCAATAAAGACAGTTATCACTCAAAGGTAAGGGGAGACTATCATGCCAGATAAGAAGAAAACGGAAGCAAAGACTTTTATATTCCCTGAAAACGTTGATTCTTCCTATGGCGTTTTCTTAGGGTTATCTCTCAAAGAAATTAGTTTATATGTTGTTCCTACTGTAGCGGTTGGATTGCTCTTTATTTTTATTCCACCGCACAGCTTTACGTTCGTAGTAAGCAAAGTCATTCTCGTTATTTTTATTTTAACCATTGTCTTAGCTGTTCTTTCTTCTAAACCGGTCCACTATCGAAGTAATGTGAAACTAACGGACTACATCAAGATGAAAAGCAACTATGGGAAGCGACAACATTTATTCTTTAAAGAAAAACGGAAAAGAAGATGAAGAAGAAAGGAGGACGATATGATGGCAATGAAACGACCCCAAGCAAAAAAAGCAGATGATTTAGCGTATACGTATACCCCACGAAAGATAAATAGTGGCACACAAACGATCACGGATATGAGTTTGATACAAGCAATTTATAAAAGCTTTCTAGTAACGAAATCAGGCTACCTAGTAGCGATTATTGAAACATCCGGTATAAACCTTGAGCTATTGAACGAGGAAGAGCAGACAGATGTTTTTGACACGTATAATACCTTTCTCATGACCACGTTAGGAGATTCTTCCAACGAACAACAACAGTACCTTGATATGACGATTCCCGTTGATGTAGATGATTACCTATTAAGTTACAAAAAGCGGTATTTACAAGAAAAAGACAAAGAGAATAGTAATCGTGAACGTGCGAAGTTGATTGCTTCTTACATTGACGATCTTTCTGTAAAAATGCAGGCACAAGAAATGAGTACCAAGAAACATTTATTGGTCGTGAAACAGCCGATCAAAAATAAAACGTATCTCTCTTTAAACAAAGCAAGCGTAGATTTAGACGACAAAGTTACCCAGACCATCAATCGACTAGAAAATGCGTTTGATGGCTATGATTTACAAGCGAATAAGCTTCATAGTGACGAAGTACTCGCTGTTTTAAAAAACTTGGTCAACTTTTCAGGACACTAAAAAAGGAGGGATGGTATGTTCTTATTTCCAAAGAAAAAAGAAGAAAAAAATGAGCGAGAAGAAAATGAATTTGGAGTAGAGCGACCAGAAGATTTGAGCAGCTTAGATGATTTTTTAGACACAAACGCCATTCAAAGTATTTATCCGTTCAGTTGGGAAGAGTTTTCAGACCACATTGAAAGTGGCGATAACTACATTAAAGTGCTAGCGATTATTGACTATCCGAAAATGAAAAAAGGGAATTGGCTTTCCGAACTGAAACGAAAAAAGGGAAATATTACCATCATACAAGATTTTGAAAGTAGCAATGCCCGGCAAATGGTGGAGTACTATAACAAAACGATTAAGAATAAAGAAGCAGAAATCCTAGACGTCTATGATCCCTTGAAAAAGAAAAAGCTTCAACAAGCGATTCAAACCGCTAATATGCAGTTGAACAAATATTTAGATAGTGAAGTGACCTACCTGTACCAACACATGTATGTTTTTTTACAAGGAGAAAGTTTGGAAGAACTGAACGCTCTAACCGACAGCGTAGAAAATACGCTCTCTAAACTACAATTAAAGTATATGAATCCTATTAAAGCGCAGTATCAAGCGTTTTGGTCCGCCATGCCGATTGGAGAAAATCTTTTATCGGATTACACGTTCAAACAGTCGAATACAGAAGTGGCCAGTAGTGTTTTTCCGTTTGATGATGCCGAAGTGTTGGAACTCACTCCGCATTGCGATATTGAAGGAATCAATAAAGATACCAACAGCCTCATTGCGATTGATTATTTAGATGAACGAACGGTACTGAATCAAAATATGGTGGTGATTGGAACGAGCGGAGTAGGGAAAACTACCTATATGAAACAGAAAATCTTACGCTACATTGCCAAAGGCGTGAAAGTTTTTATCATTGACCCAGAGAATGAATATACAGAAATCGTAGAACGGTTCGGCGGTCAAGTCGTTCACTTAAGTAGTAATTCCCCAACAAAAATCAATCCGTTAGAAGTGTATTCAGAAGAACTAGATACAGACCAAAGGGTCAATATGGAACTATTAATCAAAGACAAAATTCAACGAGTAAAAGGTTTCTTTCAAATTTTGAAACCGGACTTATCAAAAGTAGAAAAAAGTATTTTAGATTATGTGTTACGGGATTGTTATCGAAATAGTGGCGTATTAGCGTATCGAAGCATTACAGAGATTCACCATGAGCAGTGGCCTATTCTGTCTGACGTGTATAAACAAATGGAACGAATGAAAGTGAGTACAGAAGATCACGAACGGTTCGAAATCATTAGAGATTTTTATTTTATCTTAGATAGCTATGTGAATGGTTCTACCACTCTTTTTAATGGACACACCAATATAGATGTGCAAACAGAGGTACTATCGTTTGACTTAAAAGCCTTACAGAATGAAGCGGATATTCAAGGCGCAGCCTATCTCAATACGTTTAGTTTTTTGTGGGACGAAATCACAAAAAATAAAACCGAAAATATTAAATTGTTTGTCGATGAGTTTCATTTCCTCACACAAAATCCTGACGCTTCTAGTTTTTTCTATCAAGCGTACAAGCGGTTTCGAAAATACAATGCAGGAGCCATTGCAGGCACCCAGCAAATTCAAGATGTGTTAGATGGAACCATGGAAAACGGGAAAAATGTAGGCGAAGCGATTATCGGGAATAGTTATACTAAGTTGTTCTTTGGGCTAGACAGTAAAGGGTTAGATGATATTGAACAAAAATTAAGAATTACCTTTTCCAAAAAAGAACGAAAATTGTTAGAAAAGAAAAAACAAGGAGAAGCCTTGATTATAAACGGTTCAAAACGAGCTTTTATGAAAGTATCTCTTTCCCAAGAAGAACTACGACTGATTGACCCTAAACAGTACTACGAACGGTACGCAGAAAGTATACCCAACTATGAAGAACGAATTAAAATGACTGCCATTGAAGAAGAAGAAGCACGTTCCTTCCAGTTTTAAAAAGGAGATGGATAGAATGAAAAAGAATTTTAAAGTATACGCATTTGAGTTTGGAACCGTTATAGAAGAAGAAAACCAAGTAAAAATCGAAATGGAACACTCCCTATTCACTCCCGATATAGAAAAAGAAAGAACGAATCTTCCGACGAAAGAAGATCCGCTCTTTCTAAAACTGGGGAATGTCCAGGAATCAGAAGCTAGTTTCTCTTTTCTTTATGAAAAAAGTAGCCAACTAAAAAACCTGACACAAATTAAAACCGAAGCATACCCTGTCAAGTTGTCCATTGCACAGGAAATACTAGAACAGGATATACAAGACCAGTATACCAGATCGGACCTTTATATTTCATTGAATCCTTCCACTATTTACTATCACCCCATGCAAACCATTCGTTACACGTATGTAGCCAATCGCTTTATGCCAAAAGATACCCATACTAGTATGGAACGTTATCGAGCATTGATTGTCAGCTTACTAAGTGATCTTCCTTATGAGAAATGTCTGAACAGTCCGAAAGATGTTCGTAAAGAAGGAAATGAATTAATCAAAGAACTCTACCAACAACCGACTGTCCCAGACTTACTCGCTTTGATTAAACAGAGCAATGATTTTATTACGTATGGCTATATCGAGAATCGAAAAAAATCAGAAAATAAAATTAAACGGAACTATCGGTACTGGTTAGGGGGAGTGATTGCTCTTTCTTTAGTAGGGTTTAGCTTGTTAGGGGTTCGAGTAAGCGGACAAGCCACACAATTAACCGCCAACTACCACCAACAGCTTGATAAAAAAGATACCTTGTTACAAGCGAATGAACAGTTTTACAAGGGAAACTACAACAAAGCAGTAGGCTTGTACGAAAAAATCGACTATGACAAAAAACAGCTAGCAACCGACCTAATCGAGAAAGAACAGTATCAGCAAGCGTTGACGGTTGACCCAACGTCTCTTGAATCTGTCATTGAAAACTTGTATGAACGAGAACAAAAAGAAACCCTCTTAGATTTAAACGGTAAAAAAGCTAAATGAAAAACAACAAGCTAAACTAGAAGATGAAAAAGGGATTGTGAAGGGCGATCCAAACGCTATGCTACATACTTTAAATTTTTTGAAAGATGAACAAACAGCGATCCGATTAGCTCGTGCTTTTCTTGAAGGGGGCGACTTAACCAACGCTAAAAAAGTAGCTGAAAAATACCCTCAAAACAAGGAAATGAGCGAAATTATTACGATAGCTGAATCAGAAAAAGAAAACCACGAACAAGAACAAGCAGACTTACAAAAGCAAATCGACGAGAAGCAGAAAAAAATAGATGAATCAAAAGACCAAAAAGAAAAAGAAACCCTTCAAAAAGAACTACAAGACTTGAAAGAAAACAAGGAATAAGGAGGGAACGTCTATGAAAAAAGGTTTTTTTATACGATATATAAAACCTATTGTAGTCGTGGTAATCGGTCTACTCGTTCTAATCGGCTTGTCCGTAGCTTTTTTCCAGAAAGAAGAAAAAGAGCAAAGTGCTTTGGGAAGGTACGGAGCAGGTCAAATCCCACAAGCAGTCCTGCAATATCAACCTCTTATCGAAGAAGAACTAAAAAAATATGGGTTAGAAGAACATATCCATGTTCTCTTAGCGATTACGACCCAAGAAAGCGGTGGGGTTGGTTCTCTTGATGTGATGCAATCAAGCGAGAGTTTAGGGCTTCCCCCCAATACGATACAAGACCCTCTCTATTCCATTGAGGTAGGGGTTAAATACTTTGCGGAAGTCATGGCAGAAGCGGAACAATCAAACGTAGATACCGATACAGCCATTCAAGCTTACAATATGGGGAATGGGTTCATTCCTTTTGTAGCAGAAAATGGGG is a window of Jeotgalibaca sp. MA1X17-3 DNA encoding:
- a CDS encoding VirB4 family type IV secretion system protein codes for the protein MFLFPKKKEEKNEREENEFGVERPEDLSSLDDFLDTNAIQSIYPFSWEEFSDHIESGDNYIKVLAIIDYPKMKKGNWLSELKRKKGNITIIQDFESSNARQMVEYYNKTIKNKEAEILDVYDPLKKKKLQQAIQTANMQLNKYLDSEVTYLYQHMYVFLQGESLEELNALTDSVENTLSKLQLKYMNPIKAQYQAFWSAMPIGENLLSDYTFKQSNTEVASSVFPFDDAEVLELTPHCDIEGINKDTNSLIAIDYLDERTVLNQNMVVIGTSGVGKTTYMKQKILRYIAKGVKVFIIDPENEYTEIVERFGGQVVHLSSNSPTKINPLEVYSEELDTDQRVNMELLIKDKIQRVKGFFQILKPDLSKVEKSILDYVLRDCYRNSGVLAYRSITEIHHEQWPILSDVYKQMERMKVSTEDHERFEIIRDFYFILDSYVNGSTTLFNGHTNIDVQTEVLSFDLKALQNEADIQGAAYLNTFSFLWDEITKNKTENIKLFVDEFHFLTQNPDASSFFYQAYKRFRKYNAGAIAGTQQIQDVLDGTMENGKNVGEAIIGNSYTKLFFGLDSKGLDDIEQKLRITFSKKERKLLEKKKQGEALIINGSKRAFMKVSLSQEELRLIDPKQYYERYAESIPNYEERIKMTAIEEEEARSFQF
- a CDS encoding CagC family type IV secretion system protein — translated: MKFNKKLVGYISAISTLAAFSVPERIAYATGAGEIQSRLTEVGNTVQTLLTGLIVIVGICVALFVIIKRMPSADDPQEKNEVYKAVGRVLGLVAIGAAIVWIVPWVYGLFQ
- the trsD gene encoding TrsD/TraD family conjugative transfer protein gives rise to the protein MMAMKRPQAKKADDLAYTYTPRKINSGTQTITDMSLIQAIYKSFLVTKSGYLVAIIETSGINLELLNEEEQTDVFDTYNTFLMTTLGDSSNEQQQYLDMTIPVDVDDYLLSYKKRYLQEKDKENSNRERAKLIASYIDDLSVKMQAQEMSTKKHLLVVKQPIKNKTYLSLNKASVDLDDKVTQTINRLENAFDGYDLQANKLHSDEVLAVLKNLVNFSGH
- a CDS encoding conjugal transfer protein, with amino-acid sequence MPDKKKTEAKTFIFPENVDSSYGVFLGLSLKEISLYVVPTVAVGLLFIFIPPHSFTFVVSKVILVIFILTIVLAVLSSKPVHYRSNVKLTDYIKMKSNYGKRQHLFFKEKRKRR
- a CDS encoding type VII secretion protein EssB/YukC — translated: MKKNFKVYAFEFGTVIEEENQVKIEMEHSLFTPDIEKERTNLPTKEDPLFLKLGNVQESEASFSFLYEKSSQLKNLTQIKTEAYPVKLSIAQEILEQDIQDQYTRSDLYISLNPSTIYYHPMQTIRYTYVANRFMPKDTHTSMERYRALIVSLLSDLPYEKCLNSPKDVRKEGNELIKELYQQPTVPDLLALIKQSNDFITYGYIENRKKSENKIKRNYRYWLGGVIALSLVGFSLLGVRVSGQATQLTANYHQQLDKKDTLLQANEQFYKGNYNKAVGLYEKIDYDKKQLATDLIEKEQYQQALTVDPTSLESVIENLYEREQKETLLDLNGKKAK